From one Felis catus isolate Fca126 chromosome E2, F.catus_Fca126_mat1.0, whole genome shotgun sequence genomic stretch:
- the VPS9D1 gene encoding VPS9 domain-containing protein 1 isoform X1 — MAAAAGDGAVKPLQCAMKLANGAIELDTGNRPREAYTEYLRSIHYISQVLLEEVETTKEGGETVAPDTSKMLKLAEQCLERAQSTAAKLGKTYLKPAMPTAAPVPSPTSRHRRVYSDEGGKLSPFLPPEIFQKLQVVESQSSKKELTPLQEASLQNQKLKAAYEARMARLDPSQALQKTSLTLSLQRQVMENLVIAKAREETLRRKREERRLRLQEAADRRFCSQVALTPEEREQRALYAAILEYEQDHDWPKHWRAQLKKSPGDLSLVTSLVSHLLSVPDHPISQLLKKLQCAVYRALYPVVSRGAAGAASAPGCCSLSPDADGLRAPGSRRLRPSQSLYCVLSPAEPGPAPRPPDGTHGSPPTPPPHAGPPEGGADGGPAGPASPLAHTPPGVQSRHSSFEDLEHFLATSEGWGRGRGRPPEPQASGVKTEPLSEQLKSTVKDIHNAIDRLLSLTLLAFEGLNAAASKDRCLACIEEPFFSPLWPLLLALYRSVHRLREAALSRSMELYRNAPPTAIGIPTKLLPRGLEATGAGAFPYCAAAQELGLLVLESCPQKKLECIGQKRCESSIFGRELPSSASSTRAGRGRCQGVVLGLAPLGPLLKPHFWATVRVLRVICACAEGYCRAQEAASEARPQLGAAAIDCRPWAPWARVLCVLQGLPWHLFSSLRCLFRRIAAPGSDPSGADDLLPILSFVVLRSGLPQLVSECAALEEFIHEGYLIGEEGYCLTSLQSALSYVELLPRGALGK; from the exons ATGGCCGCTGCGGCCGGGGACGGCGCGGTGAAGCCGCTGCAGTGTGCCATGAAGCTGGCCAACGGGGCCATCGAGCTGGATACCGGCAACCGGCCCCGG GAGGCATATACGGAATACCTGAGGAGCATCCACTATATCTCCCAGGTGCTGTTGGAAGAAGTGGAGACAACCAAAG AAGGGGGTGAAACTGTGGCCCCGGACACCTCAAAGATGCTGAAGCTGGCCGAGCAGTGTCTGGAGAGGGCCCAGTCAACAGCTGCCAAGCTCG GGAAAACATACCTGAAGCCAGCCATGCCCACGGCTGCTCCTGTCCCCTCACCGACCAGCCGACATCGCCGGGTGTACTCAGATGAAGGGGGGaaactctctccctttctgccgcCCGAGATCTTCCAGAAGCTTCAAGTGGTAGAGTCACAAAGTTCTAAGAA GGAGCTGACGCCCCTGCAGGAAGCCTCTCTGCAGAACCAGAAGCTGAAGGCCGCCTACGAGGCCCGGATGGCCCGTCTGGACCCCAGCCAGGCCCTGCAGAAGACCTCCCTG ACCCTGTCCCTGCAGCGGCAGGTGATGGAGAACCTTGTGATCGCCAAAGCCCGGGAGGAGACC CTgcggaggaagagggaggagcgCCGGCTGCGGCTCCAGGAGGCGGCCGACAG GAGGTTCTGCAGTCAGGTGGCCCTGACCCCGGAGGAGCGGGAGCAGCGGGCCCTCTATGCGGCCATCCTCGAGTACGAGCAAGACCAC GACTGGCCGAAGCACTGGAGAGCCCAGCTCAAGAAGAGCCCGGGGGACCTGTCGCTGGTGACCAGCCTGGTCTCCCACCTGCTCAG CGTTCCCGACCACCCCATCTCGCAGCTCCTGAAGAAGCTCCAGTGTGCGGTGTACCGGGCGCTGTACCCCGTCGTGAGCAGGGGCGCCGCGGGCGCCGCTTCCGCCCCCGGCTGCTGCTCCTTGTCCCCAGACGCCGACGGGCTGCGGGCTCCCGGGAGCCGGCGGCTCCGGCCCTCGCAGAGCCTCTACTGCGTGCTCTCCCCGGCGGAGCCGGGCCCCGCCCCTCGGCCCCCGGACGGCACCCACGGCAgcccccccacgcccccgccGCACGCCGGCCCCCCCGAGGGAGGGGCGGACGGCGGCCCCGCCGGGCCTGCCTCCCCCCTGGCACACACCCCGCCGGGCGTGCAGAGCAGACACAGCTCCTTCGAAGACCTCGAACACTTCTTGGCCACTTCTGAGGGGTGGGGTCGGGGGCGTGGGAGGCCGCCTGAGCCCCAGGCCTCGGGGGTGAAGACGGAGCCGTTGTCGGAGCAGCTGAAGAGTACCGTCAAGGACATACACAACGCCATCG ACAGGCTGCTTTCGCTGACTCTCCTGGCTTTCGAAGGCCTGAATGCGGCCGCCTCCAAGGACCGATGCCTGGCCTGCATCGAGGAGCCTTTCTTCTCCCCACTGTGGCCCTTGCTGCTGGCACTCTACAG gagcgtgcaccgcctccgGGAGGCCGCCCTGAGCAGGAGCATGGAGCTCTACAGGAACGCGCCCCCGACGGCCATAGGCATTCCCACGAAGCTCCTGCCCCGGGGCCTGGAGGCCACAGGAGCCGGTGCCTTCCCCTACTGTGCTGCAGCCCAGGAGCTGGGGTTGCTGGTTCTGGAGAGCTGCCCCCAGAAGAAGCTGGAGTGCATCG GACAGAAGCGGTGTGAGAGCAGTATCTTCGGGCGGGAGCTTCCCAGTTCTGCCAGCTCCACTCGTGCCGGGAGGGGCCGGTGCCAGGGGGTTGTTCTGGGACTGGCTCCCCTCGGCCCTCTCCTGAAGCCTCACTTTTGGGCCACAGTGCGGGTCCTGCGGGTTATCTGTGCCTGTGCCGAGGGTTACTGCCGGGCCCAGGAGGCTGCGTCTGAGGCCAGACCCCAGCTTGGTGCCGCAGCCAT AGATTGCCGCCCGTGGGCCCCTTGGGCCCGGGTGTTGTGTGTCCTGCAGGGCCTCCCTTGGCACCTTTTCAGCTCCCTTAGATGCCTCTTCCGGAGGATCGCCGCGCCTGGCTCCGATCCCAG CGGTGCCGACGACCTGCTGCCCATCTTGTCCTTCGTGGTGCTGAGAAGCGGTCTCCCCCAGCTGGTGTCAGAATGCGCAGCCCTGGAGGAGTTCATCCATGAGGG GTACCTGATCGGAGAGGAGGGTTACTGCCTGACGTCACTACAGAGCGCCCTGAGCTACGTGGAGCTGCTGCCCCGGGGCGCCCTGGGCAAGTAG
- the VPS9D1 gene encoding VPS9 domain-containing protein 1 isoform X6 has protein sequence MAAAAGDGAVKPLQCAMKLANGAIELDTGNRPREAYTEYLRSIHYISQVLLEEVETTKEGGETVAPDTSKMLKLAEQCLERAQSTAAKLGKTYLKPAMPTAAPVPSPTSRHRRVYSDEGGKLSPFLPPEIFQKLQVVESQSSKKELTPLQEASLQNQKLKAAYEARMARLDPSQALQKTSLTLSLQRQVMENLVIAKAREETLRRKREERRLRLQEAADRRFCSQVALTPEEREQRALYAAILEYEQDHDWPKHWRAQLKKSPGDLSLVTSLVSHLLSVPDHPISQLLKKLQCAVYRALYPVVSRGAAGAASAPGCCSLSPDADGLRAPGSRRLRPSQSLYCVLSPAEPGPAPRPPDGTHGSPPTPPPHAGPPEGGADGGPAGPASPLAHTPPGVQSRHSSFEDLEHFLATSEGWGRGRGRPPEPQASGVKTEPLSEQLKSTVKDIHNAIDRLLSLTLLAFEGLNAAASKDRCLACIEEPFFSPLWPLLLALYRSVHRLREAALSRSMELYRNAPPTAIGIPTKLLPRGLEATGAGAFPYCAAAQELGLLVLESCPQKKLECIVRVLRVICACAEGYCRAQEAASEARPQLGAAAIDCRPWAPWARVLCVLQGLPWHLFSSLRCLFRRIAAPGSDPSGADDLLPILSFVVLRSGLPQLVSECAALEEFIHEGYLIGEEGYCLTSLQSALSYVELLPRGALGK, from the exons ATGGCCGCTGCGGCCGGGGACGGCGCGGTGAAGCCGCTGCAGTGTGCCATGAAGCTGGCCAACGGGGCCATCGAGCTGGATACCGGCAACCGGCCCCGG GAGGCATATACGGAATACCTGAGGAGCATCCACTATATCTCCCAGGTGCTGTTGGAAGAAGTGGAGACAACCAAAG AAGGGGGTGAAACTGTGGCCCCGGACACCTCAAAGATGCTGAAGCTGGCCGAGCAGTGTCTGGAGAGGGCCCAGTCAACAGCTGCCAAGCTCG GGAAAACATACCTGAAGCCAGCCATGCCCACGGCTGCTCCTGTCCCCTCACCGACCAGCCGACATCGCCGGGTGTACTCAGATGAAGGGGGGaaactctctccctttctgccgcCCGAGATCTTCCAGAAGCTTCAAGTGGTAGAGTCACAAAGTTCTAAGAA GGAGCTGACGCCCCTGCAGGAAGCCTCTCTGCAGAACCAGAAGCTGAAGGCCGCCTACGAGGCCCGGATGGCCCGTCTGGACCCCAGCCAGGCCCTGCAGAAGACCTCCCTG ACCCTGTCCCTGCAGCGGCAGGTGATGGAGAACCTTGTGATCGCCAAAGCCCGGGAGGAGACC CTgcggaggaagagggaggagcgCCGGCTGCGGCTCCAGGAGGCGGCCGACAG GAGGTTCTGCAGTCAGGTGGCCCTGACCCCGGAGGAGCGGGAGCAGCGGGCCCTCTATGCGGCCATCCTCGAGTACGAGCAAGACCAC GACTGGCCGAAGCACTGGAGAGCCCAGCTCAAGAAGAGCCCGGGGGACCTGTCGCTGGTGACCAGCCTGGTCTCCCACCTGCTCAG CGTTCCCGACCACCCCATCTCGCAGCTCCTGAAGAAGCTCCAGTGTGCGGTGTACCGGGCGCTGTACCCCGTCGTGAGCAGGGGCGCCGCGGGCGCCGCTTCCGCCCCCGGCTGCTGCTCCTTGTCCCCAGACGCCGACGGGCTGCGGGCTCCCGGGAGCCGGCGGCTCCGGCCCTCGCAGAGCCTCTACTGCGTGCTCTCCCCGGCGGAGCCGGGCCCCGCCCCTCGGCCCCCGGACGGCACCCACGGCAgcccccccacgcccccgccGCACGCCGGCCCCCCCGAGGGAGGGGCGGACGGCGGCCCCGCCGGGCCTGCCTCCCCCCTGGCACACACCCCGCCGGGCGTGCAGAGCAGACACAGCTCCTTCGAAGACCTCGAACACTTCTTGGCCACTTCTGAGGGGTGGGGTCGGGGGCGTGGGAGGCCGCCTGAGCCCCAGGCCTCGGGGGTGAAGACGGAGCCGTTGTCGGAGCAGCTGAAGAGTACCGTCAAGGACATACACAACGCCATCG ACAGGCTGCTTTCGCTGACTCTCCTGGCTTTCGAAGGCCTGAATGCGGCCGCCTCCAAGGACCGATGCCTGGCCTGCATCGAGGAGCCTTTCTTCTCCCCACTGTGGCCCTTGCTGCTGGCACTCTACAG gagcgtgcaccgcctccgGGAGGCCGCCCTGAGCAGGAGCATGGAGCTCTACAGGAACGCGCCCCCGACGGCCATAGGCATTCCCACGAAGCTCCTGCCCCGGGGCCTGGAGGCCACAGGAGCCGGTGCCTTCCCCTACTGTGCTGCAGCCCAGGAGCTGGGGTTGCTGGTTCTGGAGAGCTGCCCCCAGAAGAAGCTGGAGTGCATCG TGCGGGTCCTGCGGGTTATCTGTGCCTGTGCCGAGGGTTACTGCCGGGCCCAGGAGGCTGCGTCTGAGGCCAGACCCCAGCTTGGTGCCGCAGCCAT AGATTGCCGCCCGTGGGCCCCTTGGGCCCGGGTGTTGTGTGTCCTGCAGGGCCTCCCTTGGCACCTTTTCAGCTCCCTTAGATGCCTCTTCCGGAGGATCGCCGCGCCTGGCTCCGATCCCAG CGGTGCCGACGACCTGCTGCCCATCTTGTCCTTCGTGGTGCTGAGAAGCGGTCTCCCCCAGCTGGTGTCAGAATGCGCAGCCCTGGAGGAGTTCATCCATGAGGG GTACCTGATCGGAGAGGAGGGTTACTGCCTGACGTCACTACAGAGCGCCCTGAGCTACGTGGAGCTGCTGCCCCGGGGCGCCCTGGGCAAGTAG
- the VPS9D1 gene encoding VPS9 domain-containing protein 1 isoform X5 yields MAAAAGDGAVKPLQCAMKLANGAIELDTGNRPREAYTEYLRSIHYISQVLLEEVETTKEGGETVAPDTSKMLKLAEQCLERAQSTAAKLGKTYLKPAMPTAAPVPSPTSRHRRVYSDEGGKLSPFLPPEIFQKLQVVESQSSKKELTPLQEASLQNQKLKAAYEARMARLDPSQALQKTSLTLSLQRQVMENLVIAKAREETLRRKREERRLRLQEAADRRFCSQVALTPEEREQRALYAAILEYEQDHDWPKHWRAQLKKSPGDLSLVTSLVSHLLSVPDHPISQLLKKLQCAVYRALYPVVSRGAAGAASAPGCCSLSPDADGLRAPGSRRLRPSQSLYCVLSPAEPGPAPRPPDGTHGSPPTPPPHAGPPEGGADGGPAGPASPLAHTPPGVQSRHSSFEDLEHFLATSEGWGRGRGRPPEPQASGVKTEPLSEQLKSTVKDIHNAIDRLLSLTLLAFEGLNAAASKDRCLACIEEPFFSPLWPLLLALYRSVHRLREAALSRSMELYRNAPPTAIGIPTKLLPRGLEATGAGAFPYCAAAQELGLLVLESCPQKKLECIGQKRCESSIFGRELPSSASSTRAGRGRCQGVVLGLAPLGPLLKPHFWATVRVLRVICACAEGYCRAQEAASEARPQLGAAAIGADDLLPILSFVVLRSGLPQLVSECAALEEFIHEGYLIGEEGYCLTSLQSALSYVELLPRGALGK; encoded by the exons ATGGCCGCTGCGGCCGGGGACGGCGCGGTGAAGCCGCTGCAGTGTGCCATGAAGCTGGCCAACGGGGCCATCGAGCTGGATACCGGCAACCGGCCCCGG GAGGCATATACGGAATACCTGAGGAGCATCCACTATATCTCCCAGGTGCTGTTGGAAGAAGTGGAGACAACCAAAG AAGGGGGTGAAACTGTGGCCCCGGACACCTCAAAGATGCTGAAGCTGGCCGAGCAGTGTCTGGAGAGGGCCCAGTCAACAGCTGCCAAGCTCG GGAAAACATACCTGAAGCCAGCCATGCCCACGGCTGCTCCTGTCCCCTCACCGACCAGCCGACATCGCCGGGTGTACTCAGATGAAGGGGGGaaactctctccctttctgccgcCCGAGATCTTCCAGAAGCTTCAAGTGGTAGAGTCACAAAGTTCTAAGAA GGAGCTGACGCCCCTGCAGGAAGCCTCTCTGCAGAACCAGAAGCTGAAGGCCGCCTACGAGGCCCGGATGGCCCGTCTGGACCCCAGCCAGGCCCTGCAGAAGACCTCCCTG ACCCTGTCCCTGCAGCGGCAGGTGATGGAGAACCTTGTGATCGCCAAAGCCCGGGAGGAGACC CTgcggaggaagagggaggagcgCCGGCTGCGGCTCCAGGAGGCGGCCGACAG GAGGTTCTGCAGTCAGGTGGCCCTGACCCCGGAGGAGCGGGAGCAGCGGGCCCTCTATGCGGCCATCCTCGAGTACGAGCAAGACCAC GACTGGCCGAAGCACTGGAGAGCCCAGCTCAAGAAGAGCCCGGGGGACCTGTCGCTGGTGACCAGCCTGGTCTCCCACCTGCTCAG CGTTCCCGACCACCCCATCTCGCAGCTCCTGAAGAAGCTCCAGTGTGCGGTGTACCGGGCGCTGTACCCCGTCGTGAGCAGGGGCGCCGCGGGCGCCGCTTCCGCCCCCGGCTGCTGCTCCTTGTCCCCAGACGCCGACGGGCTGCGGGCTCCCGGGAGCCGGCGGCTCCGGCCCTCGCAGAGCCTCTACTGCGTGCTCTCCCCGGCGGAGCCGGGCCCCGCCCCTCGGCCCCCGGACGGCACCCACGGCAgcccccccacgcccccgccGCACGCCGGCCCCCCCGAGGGAGGGGCGGACGGCGGCCCCGCCGGGCCTGCCTCCCCCCTGGCACACACCCCGCCGGGCGTGCAGAGCAGACACAGCTCCTTCGAAGACCTCGAACACTTCTTGGCCACTTCTGAGGGGTGGGGTCGGGGGCGTGGGAGGCCGCCTGAGCCCCAGGCCTCGGGGGTGAAGACGGAGCCGTTGTCGGAGCAGCTGAAGAGTACCGTCAAGGACATACACAACGCCATCG ACAGGCTGCTTTCGCTGACTCTCCTGGCTTTCGAAGGCCTGAATGCGGCCGCCTCCAAGGACCGATGCCTGGCCTGCATCGAGGAGCCTTTCTTCTCCCCACTGTGGCCCTTGCTGCTGGCACTCTACAG gagcgtgcaccgcctccgGGAGGCCGCCCTGAGCAGGAGCATGGAGCTCTACAGGAACGCGCCCCCGACGGCCATAGGCATTCCCACGAAGCTCCTGCCCCGGGGCCTGGAGGCCACAGGAGCCGGTGCCTTCCCCTACTGTGCTGCAGCCCAGGAGCTGGGGTTGCTGGTTCTGGAGAGCTGCCCCCAGAAGAAGCTGGAGTGCATCG GACAGAAGCGGTGTGAGAGCAGTATCTTCGGGCGGGAGCTTCCCAGTTCTGCCAGCTCCACTCGTGCCGGGAGGGGCCGGTGCCAGGGGGTTGTTCTGGGACTGGCTCCCCTCGGCCCTCTCCTGAAGCCTCACTTTTGGGCCACAGTGCGGGTCCTGCGGGTTATCTGTGCCTGTGCCGAGGGTTACTGCCGGGCCCAGGAGGCTGCGTCTGAGGCCAGACCCCAGCTTGGTGCCGCAGCCAT CGGTGCCGACGACCTGCTGCCCATCTTGTCCTTCGTGGTGCTGAGAAGCGGTCTCCCCCAGCTGGTGTCAGAATGCGCAGCCCTGGAGGAGTTCATCCATGAGGG GTACCTGATCGGAGAGGAGGGTTACTGCCTGACGTCACTACAGAGCGCCCTGAGCTACGTGGAGCTGCTGCCCCGGGGCGCCCTGGGCAAGTAG
- the VPS9D1 gene encoding VPS9 domain-containing protein 1 isoform X11 has product MAAAAGDGAVKPLQCAMKLANGAIELDTGNRPREAYTEYLRSIHYISQVLLEEVETTKEGGETVAPDTSKMLKLAEQCLERAQSTAAKLGKTYLKPAMPTAAPVPSPTSRHRRVYSDEGGKLSPFLPPEIFQKLQVVESQSSKKELTPLQEASLQNQKLKAAYEARMARLDPSQALQKTSLTLSLQRQVMENLVIAKAREETLRRKREERRLRLQEAADRRFCSQVALTPEEREQRALYAAILEYEQDHDWPKHWRAQLKKSPGDLSLVTSLVSHLLSVPDHPISQLLKKLQCAVYRALYPVVSRGAAGAASAPGCCSLSPDADGLRAPGSRRLRPSQSLYCVLSPAEPGPAPRPPDGTHGSPPTPPPHAGPPEGGADGGPAGPASPLAHTPPGVQSRHSSFEDLEHFLATSEGWGRGRGRPPEPQASGVKTEPLSEQLKSTVKDIHNAIDRLLSLTLLAFEGLNAAASKDRCLACIEEPFFSPLWPLLLALYRSVHRLREAALSRSMELYRNAPPTAIGIPTKLLPRGLEATGAGAFPYCAAAQELGLLVLESCPQKKLECIVRVLRVICACAEGYCRAQEAASEARPQLGAAAIGADDLLPILSFVVLRSGLPQLVSECAALEEFIHEGYLIGEEGYCLTSLQSALSYVELLPRGALGK; this is encoded by the exons ATGGCCGCTGCGGCCGGGGACGGCGCGGTGAAGCCGCTGCAGTGTGCCATGAAGCTGGCCAACGGGGCCATCGAGCTGGATACCGGCAACCGGCCCCGG GAGGCATATACGGAATACCTGAGGAGCATCCACTATATCTCCCAGGTGCTGTTGGAAGAAGTGGAGACAACCAAAG AAGGGGGTGAAACTGTGGCCCCGGACACCTCAAAGATGCTGAAGCTGGCCGAGCAGTGTCTGGAGAGGGCCCAGTCAACAGCTGCCAAGCTCG GGAAAACATACCTGAAGCCAGCCATGCCCACGGCTGCTCCTGTCCCCTCACCGACCAGCCGACATCGCCGGGTGTACTCAGATGAAGGGGGGaaactctctccctttctgccgcCCGAGATCTTCCAGAAGCTTCAAGTGGTAGAGTCACAAAGTTCTAAGAA GGAGCTGACGCCCCTGCAGGAAGCCTCTCTGCAGAACCAGAAGCTGAAGGCCGCCTACGAGGCCCGGATGGCCCGTCTGGACCCCAGCCAGGCCCTGCAGAAGACCTCCCTG ACCCTGTCCCTGCAGCGGCAGGTGATGGAGAACCTTGTGATCGCCAAAGCCCGGGAGGAGACC CTgcggaggaagagggaggagcgCCGGCTGCGGCTCCAGGAGGCGGCCGACAG GAGGTTCTGCAGTCAGGTGGCCCTGACCCCGGAGGAGCGGGAGCAGCGGGCCCTCTATGCGGCCATCCTCGAGTACGAGCAAGACCAC GACTGGCCGAAGCACTGGAGAGCCCAGCTCAAGAAGAGCCCGGGGGACCTGTCGCTGGTGACCAGCCTGGTCTCCCACCTGCTCAG CGTTCCCGACCACCCCATCTCGCAGCTCCTGAAGAAGCTCCAGTGTGCGGTGTACCGGGCGCTGTACCCCGTCGTGAGCAGGGGCGCCGCGGGCGCCGCTTCCGCCCCCGGCTGCTGCTCCTTGTCCCCAGACGCCGACGGGCTGCGGGCTCCCGGGAGCCGGCGGCTCCGGCCCTCGCAGAGCCTCTACTGCGTGCTCTCCCCGGCGGAGCCGGGCCCCGCCCCTCGGCCCCCGGACGGCACCCACGGCAgcccccccacgcccccgccGCACGCCGGCCCCCCCGAGGGAGGGGCGGACGGCGGCCCCGCCGGGCCTGCCTCCCCCCTGGCACACACCCCGCCGGGCGTGCAGAGCAGACACAGCTCCTTCGAAGACCTCGAACACTTCTTGGCCACTTCTGAGGGGTGGGGTCGGGGGCGTGGGAGGCCGCCTGAGCCCCAGGCCTCGGGGGTGAAGACGGAGCCGTTGTCGGAGCAGCTGAAGAGTACCGTCAAGGACATACACAACGCCATCG ACAGGCTGCTTTCGCTGACTCTCCTGGCTTTCGAAGGCCTGAATGCGGCCGCCTCCAAGGACCGATGCCTGGCCTGCATCGAGGAGCCTTTCTTCTCCCCACTGTGGCCCTTGCTGCTGGCACTCTACAG gagcgtgcaccgcctccgGGAGGCCGCCCTGAGCAGGAGCATGGAGCTCTACAGGAACGCGCCCCCGACGGCCATAGGCATTCCCACGAAGCTCCTGCCCCGGGGCCTGGAGGCCACAGGAGCCGGTGCCTTCCCCTACTGTGCTGCAGCCCAGGAGCTGGGGTTGCTGGTTCTGGAGAGCTGCCCCCAGAAGAAGCTGGAGTGCATCG TGCGGGTCCTGCGGGTTATCTGTGCCTGTGCCGAGGGTTACTGCCGGGCCCAGGAGGCTGCGTCTGAGGCCAGACCCCAGCTTGGTGCCGCAGCCAT CGGTGCCGACGACCTGCTGCCCATCTTGTCCTTCGTGGTGCTGAGAAGCGGTCTCCCCCAGCTGGTGTCAGAATGCGCAGCCCTGGAGGAGTTCATCCATGAGGG GTACCTGATCGGAGAGGAGGGTTACTGCCTGACGTCACTACAGAGCGCCCTGAGCTACGTGGAGCTGCTGCCCCGGGGCGCCCTGGGCAAGTAG
- the VPS9D1 gene encoding VPS9 domain-containing protein 1 isoform X8, with the protein MLKLAEQCLERAQSTAAKLGKTYLKPAMPTAAPVPSPTSRHRRVYSDEGGKLSPFLPPEIFQKLQVVESQSSKKELTPLQEASLQNQKLKAAYEARMARLDPSQALQKTSLTLSLQRQVMENLVIAKAREETLRRKREERRLRLQEAADRRFCSQVALTPEEREQRALYAAILEYEQDHDWPKHWRAQLKKSPGDLSLVTSLVSHLLSVPDHPISQLLKKLQCAVYRALYPVVSRGAAGAASAPGCCSLSPDADGLRAPGSRRLRPSQSLYCVLSPAEPGPAPRPPDGTHGSPPTPPPHAGPPEGGADGGPAGPASPLAHTPPGVQSRHSSFEDLEHFLATSEGWGRGRGRPPEPQASGVKTEPLSEQLKSTVKDIHNAIDRLLSLTLLAFEGLNAAASKDRCLACIEEPFFSPLWPLLLALYRSVHRLREAALSRSMELYRNAPPTAIGIPTKLLPRGLEATGAGAFPYCAAAQELGLLVLESCPQKKLECIGQKRCESSIFGRELPSSASSTRAGRGRCQGVVLGLAPLGPLLKPHFWATVRVLRVICACAEGYCRAQEAASEARPQLGAAAIDCRPWAPWARVLCVLQGLPWHLFSSLRCLFRRIAAPGSDPSGADDLLPILSFVVLRSGLPQLVSECAALEEFIHEGYLIGEEGYCLTSLQSALSYVELLPRGALGK; encoded by the exons ATGCTGAAGCTGGCCGAGCAGTGTCTGGAGAGGGCCCAGTCAACAGCTGCCAAGCTCG GGAAAACATACCTGAAGCCAGCCATGCCCACGGCTGCTCCTGTCCCCTCACCGACCAGCCGACATCGCCGGGTGTACTCAGATGAAGGGGGGaaactctctccctttctgccgcCCGAGATCTTCCAGAAGCTTCAAGTGGTAGAGTCACAAAGTTCTAAGAA GGAGCTGACGCCCCTGCAGGAAGCCTCTCTGCAGAACCAGAAGCTGAAGGCCGCCTACGAGGCCCGGATGGCCCGTCTGGACCCCAGCCAGGCCCTGCAGAAGACCTCCCTG ACCCTGTCCCTGCAGCGGCAGGTGATGGAGAACCTTGTGATCGCCAAAGCCCGGGAGGAGACC CTgcggaggaagagggaggagcgCCGGCTGCGGCTCCAGGAGGCGGCCGACAG GAGGTTCTGCAGTCAGGTGGCCCTGACCCCGGAGGAGCGGGAGCAGCGGGCCCTCTATGCGGCCATCCTCGAGTACGAGCAAGACCAC GACTGGCCGAAGCACTGGAGAGCCCAGCTCAAGAAGAGCCCGGGGGACCTGTCGCTGGTGACCAGCCTGGTCTCCCACCTGCTCAG CGTTCCCGACCACCCCATCTCGCAGCTCCTGAAGAAGCTCCAGTGTGCGGTGTACCGGGCGCTGTACCCCGTCGTGAGCAGGGGCGCCGCGGGCGCCGCTTCCGCCCCCGGCTGCTGCTCCTTGTCCCCAGACGCCGACGGGCTGCGGGCTCCCGGGAGCCGGCGGCTCCGGCCCTCGCAGAGCCTCTACTGCGTGCTCTCCCCGGCGGAGCCGGGCCCCGCCCCTCGGCCCCCGGACGGCACCCACGGCAgcccccccacgcccccgccGCACGCCGGCCCCCCCGAGGGAGGGGCGGACGGCGGCCCCGCCGGGCCTGCCTCCCCCCTGGCACACACCCCGCCGGGCGTGCAGAGCAGACACAGCTCCTTCGAAGACCTCGAACACTTCTTGGCCACTTCTGAGGGGTGGGGTCGGGGGCGTGGGAGGCCGCCTGAGCCCCAGGCCTCGGGGGTGAAGACGGAGCCGTTGTCGGAGCAGCTGAAGAGTACCGTCAAGGACATACACAACGCCATCG ACAGGCTGCTTTCGCTGACTCTCCTGGCTTTCGAAGGCCTGAATGCGGCCGCCTCCAAGGACCGATGCCTGGCCTGCATCGAGGAGCCTTTCTTCTCCCCACTGTGGCCCTTGCTGCTGGCACTCTACAG gagcgtgcaccgcctccgGGAGGCCGCCCTGAGCAGGAGCATGGAGCTCTACAGGAACGCGCCCCCGACGGCCATAGGCATTCCCACGAAGCTCCTGCCCCGGGGCCTGGAGGCCACAGGAGCCGGTGCCTTCCCCTACTGTGCTGCAGCCCAGGAGCTGGGGTTGCTGGTTCTGGAGAGCTGCCCCCAGAAGAAGCTGGAGTGCATCG GACAGAAGCGGTGTGAGAGCAGTATCTTCGGGCGGGAGCTTCCCAGTTCTGCCAGCTCCACTCGTGCCGGGAGGGGCCGGTGCCAGGGGGTTGTTCTGGGACTGGCTCCCCTCGGCCCTCTCCTGAAGCCTCACTTTTGGGCCACAGTGCGGGTCCTGCGGGTTATCTGTGCCTGTGCCGAGGGTTACTGCCGGGCCCAGGAGGCTGCGTCTGAGGCCAGACCCCAGCTTGGTGCCGCAGCCAT AGATTGCCGCCCGTGGGCCCCTTGGGCCCGGGTGTTGTGTGTCCTGCAGGGCCTCCCTTGGCACCTTTTCAGCTCCCTTAGATGCCTCTTCCGGAGGATCGCCGCGCCTGGCTCCGATCCCAG CGGTGCCGACGACCTGCTGCCCATCTTGTCCTTCGTGGTGCTGAGAAGCGGTCTCCCCCAGCTGGTGTCAGAATGCGCAGCCCTGGAGGAGTTCATCCATGAGGG GTACCTGATCGGAGAGGAGGGTTACTGCCTGACGTCACTACAGAGCGCCCTGAGCTACGTGGAGCTGCTGCCCCGGGGCGCCCTGGGCAAGTAG